One region of Cobetia sp. cqz5-12 genomic DNA includes:
- a CDS encoding flavodoxin domain-containing protein, whose amino-acid sequence MALLKIFVGTMYGGSLDVAEQVQPLFEQAGYTVEVLDQPTLADLTDARPDLALFVTSTTGSGDVPGNLTGFLNALSTESPALDWLRYGLIALGDSSYGETYCGAGRHLDERLADLGATRHGERLEIDAMETFMADDAALPWVESWIPTLPATA is encoded by the coding sequence ATGGCGCTTCTGAAGATTTTTGTCGGCACGATGTATGGCGGTTCACTGGATGTGGCCGAGCAGGTGCAACCGTTGTTCGAGCAGGCCGGCTACACGGTCGAGGTGCTCGACCAGCCGACACTGGCCGACCTGACTGACGCGCGCCCTGATCTGGCGCTGTTCGTCACTTCCACCACCGGCAGTGGCGATGTGCCGGGCAATCTGACCGGCTTCCTCAATGCGCTGTCTACCGAGTCTCCGGCGCTTGATTGGTTGCGTTATGGGCTGATTGCCCTGGGCGACAGCTCCTACGGCGAGACCTACTGCGGCGCTGGGCGTCATCTGGATGAGCGTCTGGCCGACCTGGGCGCGACGCGCCACGGCGAGCGTCTCGAGATCGACGCCATGGAAACCTTCATGGCCGATGACGCGGCACTGCCGTGGGTCGAGAGCTGGATTCCGACCCTGCCGGCCACGGCCTGA